In the genome of Triticum urartu cultivar G1812 chromosome 5, Tu2.1, whole genome shotgun sequence, one region contains:
- the LOC125509695 gene encoding serine carboxypeptidase-like 18 isoform X2 translates to MGKASLPFPSLVVPLVLLLLPLSRSASVVTHLPGFHGRLPFHLETGYVGVDEETGAELFYYFVESERSPETDPLILWMTGGPFCSGMIFFEVGPMKFVLAPYNGSLPQLTYNPYSWSKTASIILLDSPVGTGFSYARDVKGYHDIGDFSFSMHVVIFLNKWFTDHPHYQSNPFFVGGSSYAGKMSPIIAQHISQEIELGKQPRINLKGYVVGNPVTGSDYDDNFRVPYAHGVGIISDQLYESYRYYLCNIWANDDSTREALGVKRGTTREFIRCKKSIPYASEVPSSIKYHFNLTSRGYRALVFSGDHDLVIPFLSTHAWIRSFNFSVVDDWRAWHLDGQAAGFTITYANYMTFATIKGGGHVSIEHRPKQCLAMVQRWLDNEPL, encoded by the exons ATGGGTAAAGCTTCCTTGCCGTTCCCGAGTCTCGTCGTCCCCTTGGTTCTGCTTCTTCTGCCGCTCTCGCGCTCGGCGTCGGTGGTGACCCATCTCCCCGGCTTCCATGGCCGCCTTCCGTTCCACCTGGAGACCGG GTACGTCGGCGTGGACGAGGAGACGGGGGCGGAGCTCTTCTACTACTTCGTGGAGTCCGAGAGGAGCCCCGAAACGGACCCCCTGATCCTGTGGATGACGGGTGGGCCCTTCTGCTCTGGCATGATTTTCTTCGAAGTTG GTCCTATGAAATTTGTGTTGGCACCGTATAATGGTAGTTTGCCACAGTTGACCTATAATCCCTATTCATGGTCCAAG ACAGCAAGCATCATCTTGTTGGACTCACCAGTTGGTACTGGTTTCTCGTACGCTCGTGATGTAAAAGGTTATCACGATATTGGGGATTTTTCCTTTTCTATGCATGTCGTAATATTTCTCAACAAG TGGTTTACCGACCACCCACACTACCAATCCAATCCTTTCTTTGTTGGAGGAAGTTCATATGCTGGAAAGATGTCTCCAATTATTGCACAACACATTTCGCAAG AAATCGAACTGGGGAAGCAACCCAGGATTAATCTCAAG GGCTATGTAGTCGGCAACCCTGTTACAGGCTCAGATTATGATGACAATTTCAGAGTACCATATGCTCATGGTGTTGGGATTATATCCGATCAACTATATGAG TCATACCGTTACTACCTATGTAATATTTGGGCGAACGATGATTCCACGAGAGAAGCTCTTGGGGTGAAGCGG GGAACAACCAGAGAGTTCATAAGATGCAAGAAAAGTATCCCATACGCATCGGAGGTCCCCAGCAGCATAAAGTACCATTTCAACCTCACAAGCAGGGGCTATCGTGCGCTTGTGTTTAG CGGAGACCATGATCTTGTGATACCATTTTTGAGCACGCATGCGTGGATTAGATCCTTCAACTTCTCCGTAGTCGATGATTGGAGAGCATGGCATCTTGATGGCCAAGCTGCAGG ATTTACAATCACATACGCCAACTATATGACATTTGCGACAATAAAG GGTGGTGGCCACGTATCCATAGAACACCGACCTAAGCAATGTCTTGCCATGGTTCAACGCTGGTTGGATAATGAGCCTCTATGA
- the LOC125509696 gene encoding serine carboxypeptidase-like 7 isoform X1: MPLNTICVRKGMAASFFLSLVVPLVLLLLPLSRSASVVTHLPGFHGRLPFHLETGYVNVDEETGTELFYYFVESERSPDTDPVVLWLTGGPGCSSLIFYEVGPMKFVLVPYNGSLPEMAYNPYSWSKMASIILLDSPVGTGFSYARDLEGYRDVGDFSFSMHVVTFLNKWFINHPHYQSNPFFVGGSSYAGMMTPIIAQHISQEIEHGKQPRINLKGYLVGNPFTGSDYDRNFRAQYAHGVGIISDQLYEAAVGNCKGNYIRPQNKLCDMALNTIEDLISEIDEGYIVGVKCVWDLLRHRFMLEENAQLSKLSPEQPTINCFAYRYYLSNIWANENSTRDALGVKHGTIGEFKRCRKSMPYSFDVSSSIEYHFNLTSRGYRALVFSGDHDLVMPFLGTHAWIRSFNLSIVDDWRAWHLGGQAGGFTITYANHLTFATLKGGGHSAIEYRPRESLDMAQRWLDNKPL; encoded by the exons ATGCCGTTGAACACCATCTGCGTACGTAAGGGTATGgctgcttccttcttcctgagtCTCGTCGTCCCCTTGGTTCTGCTTCTTCTGCCGCTCTCGCGCTCGGCGTCGGTGGTGACCCATCTCCCCGGCTTCCATGGCCGCCTTCCGTTCCACCTGGAGACCGG GTACGTCAACGTGGACGAGGAGACGGGAACGGAGCTCTTCTACTACTTCGTGGAGTCGGAGAGGAGCCCCGACACGGACCCCGTCGTCCTGTGGCTGACGGGCGGGCCCGGCTGCTCTAGCTTGATTTTCTACGAAGTTG GTCCTATGAAATTTGTGTTGGTGCCTTATAATGGTAGCTTGCCAGAGATGGCCTATAATCCCTATTCATGGTCCAAG ATGGCAAGCATCATCCTGTTGGATTCTCCAGTGGGTACGGGTTTCTCCTACGCACGTGACCTGGAAGGTTATCGTGATGTGGGGGATTTCTCGTTTTCTATGCATGTTGTAACATTTCTCAACAAG TGGTTTATCAATCACCCACACTACCAATCAAATCCTTTCTTTGTTGGAGGAAGTTCATATGCTGGAATGATGACTCCAATTATCGCACAACACATTTCACAAG AAATCGAACATGGGAAGCAACCCAGGATTAATCTCAAG GGCTATCTAGTCGGCAACCCTTTCACAGGCTCGGATTATGATAGAAATTTCAGAGCACAATATGCTCATGGTGTTGGAATTATATCTGATCAACTATATGAG GCTGCAGTGGGGAACTGTAAAGGAAATTATATAAGACCACAGAATAAACTGTGTGACATGGCGTTAAATACTATTGAAGAT CTCATTTCTGAAATTGACGAAGGATATATCGTGGGTGTCAAATGTGTATGGGATCTCTTACGACATAGATTTATGTTAGAAGAAAATGCTCAGCTAAGCAAGCTATCTCCTGAACAACCTACCATCAATTGTTTT GCATACCGTTACTACCTATCCAATATTTGGGCGAATGAAAATTCCACCAGAGATGCTCTTGGGGTGAAGCAT GGAACAATTGGAGAGTTTAAGAGATGCAGAAAAAGTATGCCCTATTCATTTGATGTCTCGAGCAGCATAGAGTACCATTTCAACCTCACAAGCAGGGGCTACCGTGCACTTGTGTTCAG CGGCGACCATGATCTTGTGATGCCATTTTTGGGCACACATGCGTGGATTAGATCCTTCAACTTGTCAATAGTTGATGACTGGAGAGCATGGCATCTCGGTGGCCAGGCTGGCGG ATTTACAATCACATACGCCAACCATTTGACATTTGCGACACTAAAG GGTGGTGGCCACTCAGCCATAGAGTATCGGCCTAGGGAAAGTCTTGACATGGCTCAACGCTGGTTGGATAATAAGCCGCTGTGA
- the LOC125509696 gene encoding serine carboxypeptidase-like 7 isoform X2: protein MPLNTICVRKGMAASFFLSLVVPLVLLLLPLSRSASVVTHLPGFHGRLPFHLETGYVNVDEETGTELFYYFVESERSPDTDPVVLWLTGGPGCSSLIFYEVGPMKFVLVPYNGSLPEMAYNPYSWSKMASIILLDSPVGTGFSYARDLEGYRDVGDFSFSMHVVTFLNKWFINHPHYQSNPFFVGGSSYAGMMTPIIAQHISQEIEHGKQPRINLKGYLVGNPFTGSDYDRNFRAQYAHGVGIISDQLYEAAVGNCKGNYIRPQNKLCDMALNTIEDLISEIDEGYIVGVKCVWDLLRHRFMLEENAQLSKLSPEQPTINCFGTIGEFKRCRKSMPYSFDVSSSIEYHFNLTSRGYRALVFSGDHDLVMPFLGTHAWIRSFNLSIVDDWRAWHLGGQAGGFTITYANHLTFATLKGGGHSAIEYRPRESLDMAQRWLDNKPL from the exons ATGCCGTTGAACACCATCTGCGTACGTAAGGGTATGgctgcttccttcttcctgagtCTCGTCGTCCCCTTGGTTCTGCTTCTTCTGCCGCTCTCGCGCTCGGCGTCGGTGGTGACCCATCTCCCCGGCTTCCATGGCCGCCTTCCGTTCCACCTGGAGACCGG GTACGTCAACGTGGACGAGGAGACGGGAACGGAGCTCTTCTACTACTTCGTGGAGTCGGAGAGGAGCCCCGACACGGACCCCGTCGTCCTGTGGCTGACGGGCGGGCCCGGCTGCTCTAGCTTGATTTTCTACGAAGTTG GTCCTATGAAATTTGTGTTGGTGCCTTATAATGGTAGCTTGCCAGAGATGGCCTATAATCCCTATTCATGGTCCAAG ATGGCAAGCATCATCCTGTTGGATTCTCCAGTGGGTACGGGTTTCTCCTACGCACGTGACCTGGAAGGTTATCGTGATGTGGGGGATTTCTCGTTTTCTATGCATGTTGTAACATTTCTCAACAAG TGGTTTATCAATCACCCACACTACCAATCAAATCCTTTCTTTGTTGGAGGAAGTTCATATGCTGGAATGATGACTCCAATTATCGCACAACACATTTCACAAG AAATCGAACATGGGAAGCAACCCAGGATTAATCTCAAG GGCTATCTAGTCGGCAACCCTTTCACAGGCTCGGATTATGATAGAAATTTCAGAGCACAATATGCTCATGGTGTTGGAATTATATCTGATCAACTATATGAG GCTGCAGTGGGGAACTGTAAAGGAAATTATATAAGACCACAGAATAAACTGTGTGACATGGCGTTAAATACTATTGAAGAT CTCATTTCTGAAATTGACGAAGGATATATCGTGGGTGTCAAATGTGTATGGGATCTCTTACGACATAGATTTATGTTAGAAGAAAATGCTCAGCTAAGCAAGCTATCTCCTGAACAACCTACCATCAATTGTTTT GGAACAATTGGAGAGTTTAAGAGATGCAGAAAAAGTATGCCCTATTCATTTGATGTCTCGAGCAGCATAGAGTACCATTTCAACCTCACAAGCAGGGGCTACCGTGCACTTGTGTTCAG CGGCGACCATGATCTTGTGATGCCATTTTTGGGCACACATGCGTGGATTAGATCCTTCAACTTGTCAATAGTTGATGACTGGAGAGCATGGCATCTCGGTGGCCAGGCTGGCGG ATTTACAATCACATACGCCAACCATTTGACATTTGCGACACTAAAG GGTGGTGGCCACTCAGCCATAGAGTATCGGCCTAGGGAAAGTCTTGACATGGCTCAACGCTGGTTGGATAATAAGCCGCTGTGA
- the LOC125509695 gene encoding serine carboxypeptidase-like 9 isoform X1, with protein sequence MGKASLPFPSLVVPLVLLLLPLSRSASVVTHLPGFHGRLPFHLETGYVGVDEETGAELFYYFVESERSPETDPLILWMTGGPFCSGMIFFEVGPMKFVLAPYNGSLPQLTYNPYSWSKTASIILLDSPVGTGFSYARDVKGYHDIGDFSFSMHVVIFLNKWFTDHPHYQSNPFFVGGSSYAGKMSPIIAQHISQEIELGKQPRINLKGYVVGNPVTGSDYDDNFRVPYAHGVGIISDQLYEAAILNCKGSYIRPTNKMCVRVLNTFQNLVSEIDVPQILGVNCIRGMLTHKFLSEEYTQLSDPSPEQPTIDCFSYRYYLCNIWANDDSTREALGVKRGTTREFIRCKKSIPYASEVPSSIKYHFNLTSRGYRALVFSGDHDLVIPFLSTHAWIRSFNFSVVDDWRAWHLDGQAAGFTITYANYMTFATIKGGGHVSIEHRPKQCLAMVQRWLDNEPL encoded by the exons ATGGGTAAAGCTTCCTTGCCGTTCCCGAGTCTCGTCGTCCCCTTGGTTCTGCTTCTTCTGCCGCTCTCGCGCTCGGCGTCGGTGGTGACCCATCTCCCCGGCTTCCATGGCCGCCTTCCGTTCCACCTGGAGACCGG GTACGTCGGCGTGGACGAGGAGACGGGGGCGGAGCTCTTCTACTACTTCGTGGAGTCCGAGAGGAGCCCCGAAACGGACCCCCTGATCCTGTGGATGACGGGTGGGCCCTTCTGCTCTGGCATGATTTTCTTCGAAGTTG GTCCTATGAAATTTGTGTTGGCACCGTATAATGGTAGTTTGCCACAGTTGACCTATAATCCCTATTCATGGTCCAAG ACAGCAAGCATCATCTTGTTGGACTCACCAGTTGGTACTGGTTTCTCGTACGCTCGTGATGTAAAAGGTTATCACGATATTGGGGATTTTTCCTTTTCTATGCATGTCGTAATATTTCTCAACAAG TGGTTTACCGACCACCCACACTACCAATCCAATCCTTTCTTTGTTGGAGGAAGTTCATATGCTGGAAAGATGTCTCCAATTATTGCACAACACATTTCGCAAG AAATCGAACTGGGGAAGCAACCCAGGATTAATCTCAAG GGCTATGTAGTCGGCAACCCTGTTACAGGCTCAGATTATGATGACAATTTCAGAGTACCATATGCTCATGGTGTTGGGATTATATCCGATCAACTATATGAG GCTGCAATTTTGAATTGTAAAGGAAGCTATATAAGACCGACAAACAAAATGTGTGTCAGGGTGCTAAACACATTTCAAAAT CTCGTGTCTGAAATTGATGTGCCACAAATCCTGGGTGTCAATTGTATAAGGGGTATGTTAACACATAAATTTCTATCAGAAGAATACACTCAACTAAGTGATCCGTCTCCCGAGCAACCTACCATAGATTGTTTT TCATACCGTTACTACCTATGTAATATTTGGGCGAACGATGATTCCACGAGAGAAGCTCTTGGGGTGAAGCGG GGAACAACCAGAGAGTTCATAAGATGCAAGAAAAGTATCCCATACGCATCGGAGGTCCCCAGCAGCATAAAGTACCATTTCAACCTCACAAGCAGGGGCTATCGTGCGCTTGTGTTTAG CGGAGACCATGATCTTGTGATACCATTTTTGAGCACGCATGCGTGGATTAGATCCTTCAACTTCTCCGTAGTCGATGATTGGAGAGCATGGCATCTTGATGGCCAAGCTGCAGG ATTTACAATCACATACGCCAACTATATGACATTTGCGACAATAAAG GGTGGTGGCCACGTATCCATAGAACACCGACCTAAGCAATGTCTTGCCATGGTTCAACGCTGGTTGGATAATGAGCCTCTATGA
- the LOC125556214 gene encoding serine/threonine-protein kinase UCN-like, with the protein MQPAVGTGGVDIDLGAARAARVLGRGAMGTVFLVAAGAEAEAGYALKVFDKRSHASAPPGRAEDAARRARWEVSVLSRLAHPHLPSLLGRAETPDLLAWAMPYCAGGDLNELRRAQPDRVFSPAAVRFYAAEVVSALADLHAAGIAYRDLKPENVLLRADGHVTLTDFDLARLLPPKSPSASTCTSASSPCSSATPSPTAPKPQGRQYRHLRRIFARSESSVAASSGQEPHNLAWYLNRSDGGVDKLKKAKSARASTPLGRGKNHASFRSAASGGGACERSFSFVGTEEYVAPEVVRGDGHEFSVDWWALGVLVYEMAFGRTPFRGRNRKETFRNVLLREPEFSADVGRRWPDLTDLIARLLDKDPARRLGFSGGADEVRAHPFFAGVAWDLLGEVSRPPYIPPPADDIVMCEGFGVVDYFQKLHQPPPQPDGSPESLPEF; encoded by the coding sequence ATGCAGCCCGCGGTCGGCACGGGCGGGGTGGACATAGACCtcggcgcggcgcgggcggcgcgggtGCTGGGGCGCGGCGCCATGGGCACGGTGTTCCTGGTCGCCGCCGGCGCCGAGGCCGAGGCCGGGTACGCGCTCAAGGTCTTCGACAAGCGCTCCCACGCGTCGGCGCCGCCCGGGCGCGCCGAGGACGCCGCGCGCCGCGCGCGGTGGGAGGTGTCCGTGCTGTCCCGGCTCGCGCACCCGCACCTGCCGTCGCTGCTGGGCCGCGCCGAGACGCCCGACCTGCTCGCCTGGGCCATGCCCTACTGCGCGGGCGGCGACCTCAACGAGCTCCGACGCGCGCAGCCCGACCGCGTCTTCTCCCCCGCCGCCGTCAGGTTCTACGCCGCCGAGGTCGTGTCCGCGCTCGCCGACCTCCACGCCGCTGGGATCGCGTACCGCGACCTCAAGCCCGAGAACGTGCTCCTCCGCGCCGACGGCCACGTCACCCTCACCGACTTTGACCTCGCCCGGCTGCTCCCGCCCAAGTCCCCTTCCGCCTCCACGTGCACCTCCGCCTCGTCGCCGTGCTCGTCGGCTACGCCGTCGCCCACGGCGCCGAAGCCCCAGGGGCGACAGTACCGCCACCTGCGCCGGATCTTCGCGAGAAGCGAGTCCTCCGTGGCCGCGTCGTCCGGGCAGGAGCCCCACAACCTGGCGTGGTACCTTAACAGAAGCGACGGCGGCGTCGACAAGCTCAAGAAGGCCAAGTCAGCCAGGGCGTCGACGCCGTTGGGCCGCGGCAAGAACCACGCGAGCTTCCGCTCGGccgcgagcggcggcggcgcgtgcgaGAGGTCCTTCTCGTTCGTGGGCACGGAGGAGTACGTGGCGCCGGAGGTGGTTAGGGGCGACGGCCACGAGTTCTCCGTCGACTGGTGGGCGCTCGGGGTGCTCGTGTACGAGATGGCGTTCGGGAGGACGCCGTTCCGCGGCCGGAACCGGAAGGAGACGTTCCGGAACGTGCTGCTCCGGGAGCCGGAGTTCTCGGCCGACgtcgggcggcggtggccggaCCTCACCGACCTCATCGCGCGCCTGCTGGATAAGGACCCCGCGAGAAGGCTGGGCTTCTCCGGCGGCGCCGACGAGGTGAGGGCGCACCCGTTCTTCGCCGGGGTGGCGTGGGACCTGCTCGGGGAGGTGTCCCGGCCGCCGTACATCCCTCCGCCGGCCGATGACATTGTGATGTGCGAGGGGTTCGGCGTGGTAGATTACTTCCAGAAGCTTCACCAGCCTCCACCGCAGCCGGATGGATCGCCAGAGTCCTTGCCAGAGTTCTGA